In Cloacibacterium caeni, a single window of DNA contains:
- the aroB gene encoding 3-dehydroquinate synthase, whose amino-acid sequence MLSILDSEFSALNTFIQEKKPSQIFILVDENTHQHCLPTLLGNLDTDIHFEIIEIESGEDAKNISTVVQLWEILSDFEADRKSLLLNLGGGVITDLGGFVASTYKRGISFINIPTTLLAMCDASIGGKTGIDHQYLKNIVGTFAEAEHILVYPEFLKTLDFVELRSGFAEMLKHGLIADVSHWNNLITIEELTPENIAPHIENSMMIKENVVVKDYKEKSLRKILNFGHTIGHAVESLCLKTHHVIPHGEAVALGMIIETKISELESLISPEKAHHIIENIQKYYPYISISAFSNEEIISLMLNDKKNDHGKINFSILEGLGKCNYDYKVSQEHIEQALDYYRNINA is encoded by the coding sequence ATGCTTTCTATTTTAGACTCAGAATTTTCAGCACTTAACACGTTTATACAAGAAAAAAAACCTAGTCAGATTTTCATCTTGGTAGACGAAAACACTCATCAACATTGCCTTCCTACACTTTTAGGAAATCTAGATACCGATATTCACTTTGAAATTATAGAAATAGAATCAGGAGAAGATGCTAAAAACATTTCTACGGTGGTACAACTTTGGGAGATTTTATCAGATTTCGAAGCGGATAGAAAATCATTACTCCTCAATTTAGGAGGTGGTGTGATTACCGATTTGGGCGGTTTCGTAGCTTCTACTTATAAGAGAGGAATTTCTTTCATCAATATTCCCACTACTCTTCTAGCAATGTGTGATGCTTCTATTGGAGGAAAAACAGGAATAGACCACCAATATCTTAAAAATATTGTAGGAACTTTTGCAGAAGCAGAGCATATTTTGGTTTATCCAGAATTTTTAAAAACGCTGGACTTTGTAGAGCTAAGAAGTGGTTTTGCAGAAATGCTGAAACATGGTTTAATTGCAGATGTTTCTCACTGGAATAATCTCATTACCATAGAAGAACTTACACCCGAAAACATAGCTCCGCATATCGAAAACTCTATGATGATTAAAGAAAATGTGGTAGTGAAAGATTACAAAGAAAAAAGTCTTAGAAAAATATTAAATTTTGGTCATACCATTGGTCATGCTGTGGAAAGTCTTTGCCTGAAAACACACCACGTCATTCCACACGGTGAAGCAGTAGCGCTCGGAATGATTATCGAAACTAAAATTTCGGAGTTAGAAAGTCTTATTTCGCCAGAAAAAGCACATCACATTATTGAAAATATTCAAAAATATTATCCATATATTTCGATTTCTGCATTTAGTAATGAAGAGATTATCTCATTAATGCTCAATGACAAAAAGAACGACCATGGAAAGATTAATTTCTCTATTCTAGAAGGTTTAGGTAAATGTAACTATGACTACAAAGTAAGTCAAGAGCACATAGAACAAGCTTTAGATTACTACAGAAATATTAATGCATAG
- a CDS encoding porin family protein codes for MKKLFLTAAVAVSSLTFAQQFGAKAGMNVSTISDEGFDDTKSKVGYYAGVFMNVPVSESFSIQPEVLYNNLGSKVSSTVSGTTYSSTLNLDYVAVPVMFQYKATPQFYLEAGPEFGFLVNAKQKFDNGSSSIVTELDKEDFNSFNMGVGLGLGFDISKNVGLNARYVAGFSDITKESGPAADAKNKNNAFQVGLNIKF; via the coding sequence ATGAAAAAATTATTTTTAACCGCTGCAGTAGCAGTAAGCTCATTGACATTTGCACAGCAATTCGGAGCAAAAGCAGGTATGAACGTTTCAACTATTTCAGACGAAGGATTTGATGACACTAAATCAAAAGTAGGTTACTACGCAGGTGTTTTCATGAACGTTCCTGTATCAGAATCATTCAGCATTCAACCAGAAGTTTTATATAACAATTTAGGCTCTAAAGTATCTTCTACCGTATCAGGAACTACTTATTCTTCTACCCTTAACTTAGATTATGTAGCAGTACCAGTGATGTTCCAATACAAAGCTACTCCACAGTTTTACTTAGAAGCAGGTCCAGAATTTGGATTTTTAGTAAACGCTAAACAAAAATTTGACAATGGTTCTTCTTCAATAGTAACAGAATTGGATAAAGAAGACTTCAATAGCTTCAACATGGGAGTTGGTTTAGGTTTAGGATTTGACATTTCTAAAAATGTAGGTCTTAACGCAAGATATGTAGCTGGTTTCAGCGATATCACTAAAGAATCAGGACCTGCAGCTGACGCGAAAAACAAAAACAACGCTTTTCAAGTTGGTTTAAATATAAAGTTCTAA
- a CDS encoding porin family protein — MKKIFLGLTVLASSLSFAQQFGVKAGLNLSDISNTSTAVDTKMKTGLYAGVTATFPITESYSIKPELVYNQMGAKTDLYDFGGIIGQVSTTTKLDYLSLPIMLQYNLPSNLYLEVGPEFSYMLSANQSLNTIITPSTNINMDYLNRFNVGAGVGAGLKINENLGINARYTFGLTGIGKDGNVTDYFLSNSKNNNLQVGLDFNF; from the coding sequence ATGAAAAAAATATTTTTGGGATTAACCGTTTTAGCAAGTTCACTTTCTTTTGCTCAACAATTTGGAGTAAAAGCAGGTCTTAACTTATCTGACATTTCAAATACTTCTACCGCAGTAGATACCAAAATGAAAACTGGATTATATGCAGGTGTAACTGCTACTTTCCCGATTACAGAATCTTACAGCATTAAACCAGAATTGGTATATAACCAAATGGGAGCAAAAACAGATTTATATGATTTTGGAGGAATTATCGGTCAAGTTTCTACAACTACTAAACTAGATTATCTATCATTACCGATTATGTTACAGTATAATTTGCCAAGCAATTTATATTTAGAAGTTGGACCAGAATTTAGCTACATGCTTTCGGCAAACCAAAGTTTAAACACCATTATCACACCTTCTACCAACATCAATATGGATTACTTAAACCGATTTAATGTAGGAGCTGGAGTTGGCGCTGGACTTAAAATCAATGAAAATTTAGGCATCAATGCTCGTTACACTTTCGGTTTAACAGGAATTGGAAAAGATGGAAACGTAACCGATTATTTCTTAAGCAATTCTAAGAACAATAACTTGCAAGTAGGTCTTGATTTCAACTTTTAA
- the purF gene encoding amidophosphoribosyltransferase translates to MKLEFQNYSTISKYAFENRYNDFQNTKYQIPNTNYPFDKMEEECGIFGLYSDNEVDTFSLSQFGLFALQHRGQEACGISVSSQGKIITVKDEGLVLDVFKTIPNPEALLGNAVIGHTRYTTAGDKKTYNFQPFFAKNEYDQIILSIAHNGNLTNAQELKAELEAEGVVFKATSDSEVILRLIQKNLDLGLRGAIKATMEKIEGAYSVVGMTRNKFFAFRDFHGIRPLVLGAIDEKTFVCASETCALDAVGAQYVRDILPGEIVYTSEHHEGLQSFLVKENCERRICAFEYIYFARPDTTLEGINVHEIREKSGEKIWEQAPVKADVVIGVPDSGVPAAIGYSKASGIPFRPVLIKNRYIARSFIVPSQEMRERVVNLKLNPIVAEIKGKSVVIIDDSIVRGTTSKRLVKILRDSGAKEIHFRSVSPPIIAPCFLGIDTPKKDDLIAANMSVEELKDYLGVDSLEFLSIDNLKVILGSSDHCFGCFTEKYPVSKPKETHLFD, encoded by the coding sequence ATGAAATTAGAATTTCAAAATTATTCAACTATATCCAAATATGCTTTTGAAAATCGTTATAATGATTTTCAAAATACCAAATACCAAATACCAAATACCAATTACCCATTTGATAAAATGGAAGAAGAATGTGGAATTTTTGGTTTGTATTCTGATAATGAGGTAGATACATTCTCGCTTTCTCAGTTCGGATTGTTTGCTTTGCAGCATCGCGGACAAGAAGCTTGCGGTATTTCTGTTTCTTCTCAAGGCAAAATTATTACCGTAAAAGATGAAGGTTTGGTGTTGGATGTTTTTAAAACCATTCCAAATCCTGAAGCATTATTGGGAAATGCAGTGATTGGTCATACTCGTTATACCACAGCTGGAGATAAAAAAACCTATAATTTTCAGCCATTTTTTGCAAAAAATGAGTACGACCAAATTATTTTGTCGATTGCTCATAATGGTAATTTGACCAATGCGCAAGAACTCAAAGCAGAATTAGAAGCGGAAGGTGTAGTTTTCAAAGCAACTTCAGACTCTGAGGTGATATTGAGATTGATTCAGAAAAATCTGGATTTAGGATTGCGTGGTGCGATAAAAGCAACCATGGAAAAAATAGAAGGCGCTTATTCCGTTGTAGGAATGACCAGAAATAAATTTTTTGCATTCAGAGATTTTCACGGAATTCGTCCTTTGGTTTTAGGAGCGATAGATGAAAAAACTTTCGTTTGTGCTTCTGAAACATGCGCACTAGATGCTGTAGGAGCGCAATATGTAAGAGATATTCTTCCTGGTGAAATTGTTTATACTTCTGAGCATCACGAAGGTTTACAGAGTTTCTTGGTTAAAGAAAATTGCGAAAGAAGAATCTGTGCTTTTGAATATATTTATTTTGCAAGGCCTGATACCACTTTAGAGGGAATTAATGTACACGAAATTAGAGAAAAGTCTGGCGAAAAAATTTGGGAACAAGCTCCTGTAAAAGCAGATGTAGTGATTGGAGTTCCTGATTCTGGAGTTCCTGCTGCAATTGGCTATTCTAAAGCTTCTGGGATACCATTTAGACCAGTTTTAATTAAAAACAGATACATCGCAAGAAGTTTCATTGTTCCGTCTCAGGAAATGAGAGAAAGAGTAGTGAATTTGAAACTGAATCCTATTGTTGCTGAAATCAAAGGCAAGTCAGTGGTCATTATTGATGATTCTATTGTAAGAGGAACAACTTCTAAACGATTGGTGAAAATTTTAAGAGACAGTGGAGCGAAAGAAATTCATTTCAGAAGTGTTTCTCCGCCTATTATTGCGCCATGTTTCTTAGGAATTGATACGCCGAAAAAAGATGATTTAATCGCAGCAAATATGTCTGTGGAAGAATTAAAAGATTATTTGGGAGTAGACAGTTTAGAATTTTTGAGCATTGATAATTTAAAAGTGATTTTAGGTTCTTCTGACCATTGTTTCGGTTGTTTTACAGAAAAATATCCTGTAAGCAAGCCAAAAGAAACGCATTTATTTGATTAG
- a CDS encoding four helix bundle protein: MHNYKKLNVWISSISLVKNIYNLTRKFPKEEMFVLTQQLRRAAISIPSNIAEGAGRNSNAQFKNFLQISIGSCFELETQLIISKELEYISEEELETISKELDSIMKMNHNLQKTL; this comes from the coding sequence ATGCACAATTATAAAAAACTGAATGTATGGATTTCATCAATTTCCCTTGTTAAAAATATATATAATTTAACCAGAAAATTTCCGAAGGAAGAAATGTTTGTTTTGACTCAACAATTAAGAAGAGCTGCAATTTCAATTCCTTCTAATATTGCTGAAGGTGCGGGTAGGAATTCAAACGCTCAGTTTAAGAATTTTTTACAAATTTCAATTGGTTCTTGTTTTGAATTAGAAACTCAATTAATTATTTCAAAAGAATTAGAATACATTTCAGAAGAAGAACTAGAGACCATTTCTAAAGAATTAGATTCAATAATGAAAATGAATCATAATCTCCAAAAAACGTTGTAA
- the purC gene encoding phosphoribosylaminoimidazolesuccinocarboxamide synthase has translation MNKGEMLYEGKAKQVFATENPEEVIVKFKDDATAFNAQKRGSFDLKGEMNNAITTLIFEYLQEKGIPTHFIKQLNEREQLVRKVSIIPLEMVVRNYAAGSMAQRLGVEEGIKSPVTIFDICYKKDELGDPLINDYHAIFLGAATKEELDEMYALTNKINELLKELFDKMNIILVDFKIELGKTSDGKIILADEISPDTCRLWDKDTMKKLDKDRFRRDLGEVTEAYVEIYERLKKALGK, from the coding sequence ATGAATAAAGGTGAAATGCTTTACGAAGGAAAAGCTAAACAAGTTTTCGCAACAGAAAATCCAGAAGAAGTAATTGTAAAATTCAAAGACGATGCCACAGCTTTTAATGCTCAAAAACGTGGAAGTTTCGATTTGAAAGGCGAAATGAATAACGCTATTACTACACTTATTTTTGAGTATTTACAAGAAAAAGGAATCCCAACTCATTTCATCAAACAATTGAATGAAAGAGAACAATTGGTAAGAAAAGTGAGCATTATTCCTCTAGAAATGGTGGTGAGAAACTACGCTGCGGGAAGTATGGCTCAAAGGTTAGGAGTAGAAGAAGGAATTAAATCTCCAGTGACTATTTTTGATATTTGCTACAAAAAAGACGAATTGGGCGATCCTTTGATTAATGATTATCACGCCATTTTCCTGGGAGCTGCTACCAAAGAAGAGTTGGACGAAATGTATGCTTTAACCAATAAAATCAATGAGTTACTGAAAGAATTGTTCGATAAGATGAACATTATTTTGGTAGATTTCAAAATCGAATTAGGAAAAACATCTGATGGTAAAATTATTCTAGCAGACGAAATTTCTCCAGATACTTGCAGACTTTGGGATAAAGATACCATGAAAAAACTCGATAAAGATAGATTCAGACGTGATTTGGGCGAAGTTACTGAAGCGTATGTAGAAATCTATGAAAGATTGAAAAAAGCTCTAGGAAAGTAA